The Candidatus Binatia bacterium sequence CAGGAGATCCATGACCCGCGACCGAACGGCATCGGGCTTTACGGCGCCTCCGTTGAACAGGACCGCATCGGGAACCGCCGCTTCCTGCCCGGTTCCATCCGCCGTCCGAAGGAATGTGGCGAGGTGACGCGTGATCGACGGATCGGACGAGTACGGAAGTCCGAACTCGACCAGCCCGGCACGACTCCCCCTCTCCGGCTCGGCCGACGCGTCGACAGCGGGAAAGAAGCCATCTAGAACTTCGTCGAGAATGTCCTTCCCGACGAGGTCGGCGCGCACCGTTCCGGCCACGACGCCTCGGCCGCGACCGGCGACGGACACGGGCACCTTCTGCGGTGGGTCTTCCCCGAGGAGCCGCTCCTTCGCTTCGCGGCACAGCGCGGAGAGCTGCTGCCACCGGGCCGCGTCCAGCCCCGCACTTCCCGCGCGGGCGAGGATCCGCGTCGCGAGCGCCAGGTCCATGTTGTCGCCGCCGAGCAGGATGTGGTCGCCCACCGACACGCGCTCGAGCCCGACCCCGTCGGCCGAACGGCGAACGGCGACAGTCGAAAAATCAGTCGTGCCCCCACCCACGTCGAGAACGAGGATCGTCTCGTGCCCTTCGAGCGCTTCACGCCAGTCGTCGTGAGCAGCGATCCAGGCGTAAATCGCCGCCTGGGGCTCCTCCACGAGGCGCAGCCGCGGAAGCCCCGCGTCCGCGGCGGAGCGAACGGTGAGCTCGCGTGCGACTTCATCGAACGAGGCCGGAACCGTGAGAACGAGATCCTGCTCCTCGAGCGGCGCCTCCGGGTGCGCTACGTTCCAGGCCGCGCGGAGGTGCGACAGGATGGCCGTCGACGCCTCGACCGGCGAGACCTTCGTAACGTCTTCAGAACCTCCCCACGGCAAGATCGCAGCGTCGCGGTCGACGCCGCCGTGACACAGCCACGACTTGGCCGAAACGACCTGCCGACCGGCGACGCGGGCCCCGAGCTTCCGAGCCAAAGCCCCGACCGCACGTCGTTCATCCTTCGCCCAGGGCAGTTCCAGAGCCCCGTCCGGCACGTCATGCTCGCCGGCCAGATAGAGCGCGGACGGCAGCACCGGGCGTGCGGCGACCTCCCCCTCTCCGACGAGCTGCGCGATCTCGAATGACTCGATGGCGCCACCCGAGACCCGGCCCCACGAAACCGTCGTGTTCGTCGTTCCGAGATCGATACCGACGACGAACTGCGGAGATTCGCTCACCCGCGCCCACCCGCCTCACGCACGGTGAACTCCAGACGCCAGCGCGGGCCCTTCCCACGACCCACGAAGAACAGCTCCAGAGTACCGATCTCGGTGACGTGCGCGCGCAGGCGGACCGGCACACGCTCGCCACTTTCGCCCTCCAGTTCGACGTGAAGTGGGGCGAGTTCCTCGAGATCTCCGGTATCGAACTCATCGAGCACCTGCCCCGGGGCGTCCTCGTCACGCGTCGTCGAAGCAAAAAACCGGAACTCGCCGGTCTGCCCGACCAGGAGCCCGAACTCGCTGCCCGGAACTTCGAGCTCGGTTCCTTCCTCGACCCCGAAGGGGACCACGCACAGACCCTTAACAGGGGCCGGGTGCCCGGGAACCGCCGGCATCGAACTGGCGATCCCGACGTAGTACGAGCGTGCCGTTCCACCGCGAATCCGAACGCCCGTGCCTCGACGCGCGCGTCCGTAACAGGCGGCACCGCGCGCGACGGCATGCGCCAGATCCGCCCCGGACAGGACGCGCGGCGGAGGCGCCTTGGCACTCTTCGCCCAGTCGCCCACGACGTCCTCAATACGCGCCCGAATGCCCTCGGCCGCCATGACGCCGCCGTTGAAGAGCAACGCCGTCGGCAAGGGCGCCGCATCCTCCTTGCCCTGTGCGGCCTCGACAGCGCCCTGATGGGCACCGAGAAAGTCAGCCAGGTGCCGGGTGATGGCGGCGTCGGCAGCGAACGGCAGACCGATCTCGGAAAGACCGGCGGCCTCGTCTCGCGCAACGCGAGCATCCGACGCCACCTTCGGGAAGAACCCGTCGAGGAGAAGCTCGTTCACCTGCGTCCGTGTCAACTCGCTACGAAGTGTCCCACCGATGAGCTTCTTTCCGCGGCCGAGCACGGAGATCGGCACCGCGTCGGGCCCGTCCGCGGACAGAAGCCCTTCCTTCGCCACGCGGCAGCTCTGGACCAGGCCGCGTAGCTGCCATGGGTCGAGCCGCTTTCCGTCCTTCGCGAGACTGCTGCGGACCGCGAACGCGAGCGCGAGGTCCATGTTGTCGCCGCCGAGGAGAATGTGGTTCCCGACGGCGACGCGCGTGAGGGAGAGACCTCCCTCTTCCTCGTCCACCAGGACCAAGCTCAAGTCCGTGGTGCCTCCGCCGACGTCGCAGACGAGGAGAACGTCCCCGACGGCCACCTGCTCGCGCCAGTCCTCCCCGGCCTGGTCAAGCCACGCGTATACCGCCGCCTGCGGCTCCTCGATCAGGTGGACGCGCGCAAGACCCGCGGCCTTCGCCGCTTCGACGGTCAATTCGCGCGCCGCCGCATCAAACGATGCGGGAACCGTCAAGTATACATCTTGCTCCGCCAGGGGAGCCGCCTCACTCTTGCCGAAGCTCTCGTCCCAAGCCGCCCGTAGGTGCGCGAGGTACGCCGTAGACGCCTGGAGGGGCGAGACGCGTTCCGTGCCCCCGGTCTCGGCTCCGCCCTCGACCCAAGGAAGAATCGCCTCCTTGCGATCCACATTTGCATTGCACAACCACGACTTGGCCGACGACACGACACGGTCCGGCGATTCCGCAGCCCTCTTCGACGCGAGCGTACCCACGACATGACCGGCCTCCGGGGCGCCCCAGGGAAGCCGAATCGACTTCGCCGGCACCTCCTCTCTCCGCGGGATGAGGAGGAACGAGGGGAGCTGTGAGCGCGCTTCGACGGTGCCGGGAGACGTGAGTTGAGGCACTTCGAGGAGGCGCACCTCGGCGCCTTCTCCGCCCCCCGTATCCGTGTAGGCGAGGACCGAGTTCGTCGTACCCAGATCGATGCCGACGATGAACCGTGCGTCACCTTCGCTCGCCGGTCCGCTCATTCGCCGCCGACCTCGACCTCCGCGGGTGCGAGGATCGTGGGGTCGCTCCCGGGCGTCGGGACGGGCAGTCGCGCGTCAGTTGCCTTCCAACCCCCGTGTCGCAAGACCCCCTTGTACGGGGGCTCACCGGAGGGGTTCCCTGTGACCCGGATCAGGGCCGGGTCGAAGTCGGCCGGGACCTCGACAGGGTCACCGTCTTCACCTTCCAAGATCGCAACCATTCCGAGGCGCTCGTCGACGGCCTTGCGCAGCGAGGAGTGGATGCCGCGGACGGCCGCCCCCACCTGCTCGTCGCTGTAGTCGTCGAGGTTCTCGCGGACGAAGTCGACCAACCGAGCCTCTTCCTGGAGCGCGGCAAGAAGCCGGAGCCCCGCAGCACCCGGCAGCTCGGCAGGGGCCTCCTCGTGTTCTTCTGCGTCTTGCGCCCCCTTCGCCGCCCCACCTTTGGGCGCGACGACCAACAGCAGGAGGGCTAGGAGAAAAGGCCCGACCGTCGGGAGGAGGAGCCAGGGCAGGAGGCCCGCGCCCTGGGCCGCGCGAAACGCGGCCCCGACGCCTCCGTCCGCCGCAGCCCGCACGGCTGCCAGTGCCTCCGCCGGCCCGGGGGCGGCGAGTTGGTACAGCGCGAACCCGCTGCCCGCGGCAAGCGCCACCGACAGCACACTCGTGACGTAGATTCCCGTCTTGCGGGAGGAGGCCTCAGCCATGCATTGCTCCTGTTTTCGCGGACTTGCCGTACTGGGGATACGCGTGCACGCCGGCGGCGAAATTGCCGCCTCGGGCGAGCGCTGTTAACGCATAACAAATGCCGGTCTCCCTGGAAGACGTCGACCACATCGCGCTCCTCGCGCGCCTGGGGCTGACGGACGATGAGCGTATGGCGCTGCGAGGCGAACTCGAGGCGATCCTCGGGTACGTCGAACAGCTGAGCGAAATCGACACGAGCGAAGTCGAAGCGACGGCGAGCACCGTCGAGACGCCGGCCCCCGTTCGGCCCGACCGAGCAGTCAATGAGGCCCGCGCCGACCAGATGGTCGCCAATGCACCCGACCGCGACCGCACCTACCTGCGCGTCCCGAAGATCCTCGAGTAATGGCCAACCTCGATCTGTGGACCATCCAAGACGCGCGCCGCGCGCTCGATGCGGGGGACACGTCTTCCGTTGAGCTGACGGAGGCCCTTCTAGGCCGGATCTCCGCACACGAACCCACCATCGGCGCGCTAATCACCGTCACGGGCGAGCGGGCGCTCGCCGACGCGCGCGCAGCCGACGAGCGGCGTGCCAGCGGCGAACGCAAGCCCCTGCTCGGAATTCCCATCGTCCTGAAGGACATCTTCGCGACCGAGGGCATCCGCACGACGTGCGCGTCGAAGATCCTCGAGGACTTCGTCCCACCGTACGATGCCGACGCGACGACCCGCCTTGCCACCTCCGGTGCCGTGCTTCTCGGAAAAGCCAACATGGACGAGTTCGCGATGGGCTCGTCGAACGAGAACTCCGCCTTCGATCCGACCCGGAACCCGTGGGATCCCTCCCGCGTGCCCGGCGGATCGTCGGGTGGCTCCGCGGCCGCCGTGGCGGCCGGCGAGTGCCTGGGCTCGCTGGGGACCGACACCGGCGGATCGATCCGCCTTCCGGCCAGCTACTGCGGCGTCGTGGGCCTCAAACCCACCTACGGACGCTGCTCCCGCTACGGCGTCATCGCCTACGCCTCCTCGCTGGACCAGGTGGGGCCCTTCGCCCACACCGCCCGGGACGCCGCGACCCTTCTCCAGGTCATCGCCGGGCACGACCCACGGGACTCGACGTCTGCACACCGGGAGGTGCCCAACTACGAAGCCGCGCTCACCGGCGATCTCTCCGGCGTGCGCATCGGCGTCCCCGCCGAGTACTTCGTCGACGGGCTGGCCCCCGCCGTCGAGAAGGCAACCCGTGACGCGATCGAAACGCTTGGAGCGCGCGGCGCGAAGATCGTGAACGTGAGCCTGCCGCACACCTCGTACGCCGTCGCCACCTACTACCTCCTCGGAACCGCGGAGGCGTCGTCCAACCTCGCACGCTACGACGGCGTGAAGTACGGGCTGCGCACCCAAAAGGGCGGCGAGCTGCTCGACATGTACCGACAGACGCGCGACGAAGGCTTCGGAACCGAAGTAAAGCGAAGGATCCTGCTGGGTACGTACGCGCTCTCCGCCGGTTACTACGACGCGTACTACTTGAAGGCTCAGAAGGTCCGAACATTGATCCGACAAGACTTCATCCGCGCGTTCGAGTCGTGCGATCTCATCGCGAGCCCCACCGCCTCCACGACGGCGTTCCGCCTCGGCGAGCGCAGCGACGACCCGCTCAGCATGTACCTCACCGACATCTTCACGGTCCCGGCGAACCTAGCGGGCCTGCCCGGGCTTTCTCTGGCCTGCGGGTTCGACGACAACGGCCTTCCCATCGGCTTGCAGATCCTGGCCCCGGCATTCGCCGAGGCCGAGGCCCTTCGAGCGGCCGATGCGTACCAGCGCGACACCGATTTCCACACCCGTCGCCCCGCCCTTTCCCAGGGAGACTCGAGCCGATGAACCAGGATACCCGCGCCGGCCAGGACGCTCCGCCCGATTACGGCGATTGGGAACCCGTGATCGGACTCGAGGTCCA is a genomic window containing:
- a CDS encoding Hsp70 family protein, whose translation is MSGPASEGDARFIVGIDLGTTNSVLAYTDTGGGEGAEVRLLEVPQLTSPGTVEARSQLPSFLLIPRREEVPAKSIRLPWGAPEAGHVVGTLASKRAAESPDRVVSSAKSWLCNANVDRKEAILPWVEGGAETGGTERVSPLQASTAYLAHLRAAWDESFGKSEAAPLAEQDVYLTVPASFDAAARELTVEAAKAAGLARVHLIEEPQAAVYAWLDQAGEDWREQVAVGDVLLVCDVGGGTTDLSLVLVDEEEGGLSLTRVAVGNHILLGGDNMDLALAFAVRSSLAKDGKRLDPWQLRGLVQSCRVAKEGLLSADGPDAVPISVLGRGKKLIGGTLRSELTRTQVNELLLDGFFPKVASDARVARDEAAGLSEIGLPFAADAAITRHLADFLGAHQGAVEAAQGKEDAAPLPTALLFNGGVMAAEGIRARIEDVVGDWAKSAKAPPPRVLSGADLAHAVARGAACYGRARRGTGVRIRGGTARSYYVGIASSMPAVPGHPAPVKGLCVVPFGVEEGTELEVPGSEFGLLVGQTGEFRFFASTTRDEDAPGQVLDEFDTGDLEELAPLHVELEGESGERVPVRLRAHVTEIGTLELFFVGRGKGPRWRLEFTVREAGGRG
- a CDS encoding DUF2760 domain-containing protein; protein product: MAEASSRKTGIYVTSVLSVALAAGSGFALYQLAAPGPAEALAAVRAAADGGVGAAFRAAQGAGLLPWLLLPTVGPFLLALLLLVVAPKGGAAKGAQDAEEHEEAPAELPGAAGLRLLAALQEEARLVDFVRENLDDYSDEQVGAAVRGIHSSLRKAVDERLGMVAILEGEDGDPVEVPADFDPALIRVTGNPSGEPPYKGVLRHGGWKATDARLPVPTPGSDPTILAPAEVEVGGE
- the gatC gene encoding Asp-tRNA(Asn)/Glu-tRNA(Gln) amidotransferase subunit GatC, with translation MPVSLEDVDHIALLARLGLTDDERMALRGELEAILGYVEQLSEIDTSEVEATASTVETPAPVRPDRAVNEARADQMVANAPDRDRTYLRVPKILE
- the gatA gene encoding Asp-tRNA(Asn)/Glu-tRNA(Gln) amidotransferase subunit GatA, with the translated sequence MANLDLWTIQDARRALDAGDTSSVELTEALLGRISAHEPTIGALITVTGERALADARAADERRASGERKPLLGIPIVLKDIFATEGIRTTCASKILEDFVPPYDADATTRLATSGAVLLGKANMDEFAMGSSNENSAFDPTRNPWDPSRVPGGSSGGSAAAVAAGECLGSLGTDTGGSIRLPASYCGVVGLKPTYGRCSRYGVIAYASSLDQVGPFAHTARDAATLLQVIAGHDPRDSTSAHREVPNYEAALTGDLSGVRIGVPAEYFVDGLAPAVEKATRDAIETLGARGAKIVNVSLPHTSYAVATYYLLGTAEASSNLARYDGVKYGLRTQKGGELLDMYRQTRDEGFGTEVKRRILLGTYALSAGYYDAYYLKAQKVRTLIRQDFIRAFESCDLIASPTASTTAFRLGERSDDPLSMYLTDIFTVPANLAGLPGLSLACGFDDNGLPIGLQILAPAFAEAEALRAADAYQRDTDFHTRRPALSQGDSSR